The Nitratidesulfovibrio sp. SRB-5 genome includes a window with the following:
- a CDS encoding agmatine/peptidylarginine deiminase — MERTSPPLPPNFAPVRLPVRAPVCDGLRMPAEWSPHAGCWMAWPCPDPLLEDALDTVRTSFAGVVRAIARFEPVTLLARPQDAEVAAALCGPGVQVVPAPITDAWMRDFGPTFVVDGAGGVAGVDWMFNSWGHTYDEPTHDDDVAQLILSRLGMRRYAAPFILEGGSIHVDGQGTLMTTEQCLLDPRRNAGMTKADFEELFAAYLGVRKVIWLGEGLEGDDTHGHVDIVSCFARPGVALLHRCDDPEDPNHAVYRDNLRRLQLATDADGKPLEIITIAQPNHAEHGGKRMDLSYINFYVANGGIVMSAFGAPGGGADTQAALDRAALETLRRVFPEREVVQVHSLDIFRGGGGIHCITQQQPVGRPLPPF; from the coding sequence ATGGAACGCACGTCGCCACCCCTGCCCCCCAATTTTGCCCCCGTGCGGTTGCCGGTGCGCGCCCCTGTCTGCGACGGGCTGCGCATGCCCGCCGAATGGTCCCCCCACGCGGGATGCTGGATGGCCTGGCCCTGCCCGGACCCCCTGCTGGAGGACGCGCTGGACACGGTGCGCACCTCCTTTGCCGGGGTGGTGCGGGCCATCGCCCGCTTCGAGCCGGTGACCCTGCTGGCCAGGCCGCAGGACGCCGAGGTGGCCGCCGCGCTGTGCGGCCCCGGCGTGCAGGTGGTGCCCGCGCCCATCACGGATGCCTGGATGCGCGACTTCGGCCCGACCTTCGTGGTGGACGGCGCGGGCGGCGTTGCGGGCGTGGACTGGATGTTCAATTCGTGGGGGCACACCTACGACGAACCCACCCACGACGACGACGTGGCCCAGCTCATCCTGTCGCGCCTCGGCATGCGGCGCTACGCCGCGCCGTTCATCCTGGAGGGCGGGTCCATCCACGTGGACGGGCAGGGCACCCTGATGACCACGGAGCAGTGCCTGCTGGACCCGCGCCGCAACGCGGGCATGACCAAGGCCGACTTCGAGGAACTGTTCGCCGCGTACCTTGGCGTGCGCAAGGTGATCTGGCTGGGCGAAGGGCTGGAGGGCGACGATACCCACGGGCACGTGGACATCGTCTCCTGCTTCGCAAGGCCGGGCGTGGCGCTGCTGCACCGCTGCGACGATCCGGAGGATCCCAACCACGCGGTGTACCGGGATAACCTGCGCCGGTTGCAACTGGCCACCGACGCCGACGGCAAGCCGTTGGAGATCATCACCATCGCCCAGCCCAACCACGCGGAGCATGGCGGCAAGCGGATGGACCTTTCGTACATCAACTTCTACGTGGCCAACGGGGGCATCGTCATGTCCGCCTTTGGCGCGCCGGGTGGAGGGGCGGACACACAGGCCGCGCTGGACAGGGCCGCCTTAGAGACCTTGCGCCGGGTCTTTCCGGAGCGCGAGGTGGTGCAGGTGCACTCGCTGGACATCTTCCGGGGCGGCGGCGGCATCCACTGCATCACCCAGCAGCAGCCCGTGGGCAGGCCCTTGCCCCCGTTCTGA
- a CDS encoding DUF697 domain-containing protein, with protein MHQFVPRALFLFVAVLCASLFIFIGGQVLTLSDMAARIHPLLGQAVFWSGMAAYFTALSWLGATWFLRPRPLVQPQNPTPDELHDYLRRLTARLRSNPHLREGGLAHMASAPAFTAAHTSPAPGLAPETAEAAVLLRALDAAALRETKRTASRIFLSTAVARNGRLDTLIVLVLLARLVWRVSSIYDQRPHPRDMVRLYINVAGTALAAGALEEAGLEEHVHALLGPLLTASPLASVPGASHMGTLLAAALVDGSANALLALRVGIVTRNMLSPVLPGCPARPNPYRESAALLGRMTAGLVRAVVKAAMGGVASGIRSGIEGTARRTADAVRKGARATVHGVGGVVHKAGDMATSVARAMPFRDDAHPDSDEHHAPAGPQHGGIPPHPHAPRAGGAARTPDDTATPSPRGRIPNPLRLFRKKRD; from the coding sequence ATGCACCAGTTCGTCCCCCGTGCCCTGTTCCTGTTCGTGGCAGTCTTGTGCGCCAGCCTGTTCATATTCATCGGCGGGCAGGTGCTTACCCTGTCCGACATGGCCGCGCGCATCCATCCGCTGCTGGGCCAGGCGGTGTTCTGGAGCGGCATGGCCGCGTACTTCACCGCGCTGAGCTGGCTGGGGGCCACCTGGTTCCTGCGGCCCCGTCCGCTGGTCCAGCCGCAGAACCCCACGCCGGATGAACTGCACGACTATCTGCGCCGCCTGACCGCACGCCTGCGGAGCAACCCGCACCTGCGCGAAGGCGGCCTTGCCCACATGGCGAGCGCTCCCGCCTTCACGGCGGCGCACACCAGCCCTGCTCCGGGCCTTGCCCCGGAAACTGCGGAAGCCGCCGTCCTGCTGCGCGCGCTGGATGCCGCCGCCCTGCGCGAAACCAAGCGCACGGCATCGCGCATCTTCCTCTCCACGGCGGTGGCCCGCAACGGCAGGTTGGACACCCTCATCGTGCTGGTATTGCTGGCGCGGCTGGTGTGGCGCGTGTCGTCCATCTACGACCAGCGGCCCCACCCGCGCGACATGGTGCGCCTGTACATCAACGTGGCGGGCACGGCGCTGGCGGCGGGCGCGCTGGAAGAGGCCGGACTGGAGGAGCACGTCCATGCCCTGCTGGGCCCGCTGCTGACGGCATCGCCGCTGGCCTCGGTGCCGGGGGCCTCGCACATGGGCACCCTGCTGGCCGCGGCGCTGGTGGATGGTTCCGCCAACGCCCTGCTGGCCCTGCGGGTGGGCATCGTCACCCGCAACATGCTGTCGCCGGTGCTGCCCGGCTGCCCGGCGCGCCCTAACCCCTACCGGGAATCGGCGGCCCTGCTGGGCCGCATGACCGCCGGGCTGGTGCGCGCCGTGGTCAAGGCGGCCATGGGGGGCGTGGCTTCCGGCATCCGATCGGGGATCGAGGGCACCGCCCGCCGCACCGCCGACGCGGTACGCAAGGGCGCGCGGGCCACGGTGCATGGGGTAGGCGGTGTGGTCCACAAGGCGGGGGACATGGCCACTTCGGTGGCCAGGGCCATGCCCTTCCGTGACGACGCCCACCCGGATAGCGACGAACACCATGCCCCCGCAGGACCGCAGCATGGCGGCATTCCGCCGCACCCCCATGCCCCCCGTGCGGGTGGCGCCGCCCGCACCCCGGACGACACGGCCACGCCTTCCCCTCGTGGCCGCATCCCCAATCCGCTGCGCCTGTTCCGGAAGAAGCGCGACTGA
- a CDS encoding winged helix-turn-helix domain-containing protein, whose protein sequence is MNTPPLRPAPAAAPRPTVRLHLWLEEDGEMVFGMGRAMLLLAIDEHGSLKKAAEALGMSYRAAWGKLKQTETALGLRLVEKAGSNREGYRLTSAGREAMDRFRAWFATVERCAVESAATVLPWPVRQFEDKVPDGK, encoded by the coding sequence ATGAACACCCCTCCCCTTCGCCCAGCCCCGGCTGCCGCCCCTCGCCCAACCGTTCGCCTGCACCTGTGGCTGGAAGAGGATGGCGAGATGGTCTTCGGCATGGGCCGGGCCATGCTGCTGCTGGCCATCGACGAGCACGGTTCGCTGAAAAAGGCGGCAGAGGCGCTGGGCATGTCGTACCGTGCCGCGTGGGGCAAGCTGAAACAGACCGAAACGGCCCTGGGCCTGCGTCTGGTGGAGAAGGCGGGCAGCAACCGCGAAGGGTACCGGCTGACGTCCGCCGGACGCGAGGCCATGGACCGCTTTCGGGCATGGTTCGCCACCGTGGAGCGGTGTGCCGTGGAAAGCGCGGCCACGGTACTGCCGTGGCCGGTCCGCCAGTTCGAGGACAAGGTGCCGGACGGCAAATAG
- a CDS encoding formate dehydrogenase subunit gamma cytochrome c-553: MKYLVISLFALTLLVAGTSLAADAGDAAKAPKKAIELKHGTSKRMHVKFNHTTHKDVACEQCHHDTPDPAKPFASCTNNDCHATPGPRERDTMSMFVAYHAKDTDRSCYGCHKQMAKDNPEFSGCRPCHMSAQAKKDAAPKKK, encoded by the coding sequence ATGAAATACCTGGTCATCTCCCTGTTTGCACTGACCCTTCTCGTGGCAGGCACGTCCCTGGCGGCAGACGCCGGAGACGCCGCCAAGGCCCCGAAGAAGGCCATAGAGCTGAAGCACGGCACCTCCAAGCGGATGCACGTGAAGTTCAACCACACCACCCACAAGGACGTTGCGTGCGAGCAGTGTCACCACGACACGCCCGACCCCGCGAAGCCCTTTGCCTCGTGCACCAACAACGACTGCCATGCCACCCCCGGCCCGCGCGAGCGTGACACCATGAGCATGTTCGTGGCGTACCACGCCAAGGACACCGACCGTTCCTGCTACGGCTGCCACAAGCAGATGGCCAAGGACAATCCCGAATTCTCGGGCTGCCGTCCCTGCCACATGAGCGCGCAGGCCAAGAAGGACGCCGCTCCCAAGAAGAAGTAG
- a CDS encoding formate dehydrogenase accessory protein FdhE produces MAAKHQSVADTLADVTARRPVLEPVLRAFEPLLSAGDALAGKLAESVRQAGLRLPELQWDRAQQGVSLLAGVSLSGAAGPMRQAAEELLPLLTTIEAVAPHAKALRAFFLRPVETPTEAPMDSNDSRDALAEAVVAGRSIESIASDGGVDPEVLAFVTGFVLSPVLHAMVANALPEDGETPWDKDGAWQQGYCPVCGAFPTIAWLDKPMLDERNAYLAGGGGKKHLHCSQCGTGWKFLRGACPSCGKEASGTMEMLRETEAARGERLDWCTKCNTYCPTVDLREREAVPNLDALALGMMHLDMVAARKKLRPLRPSFWNMY; encoded by the coding sequence ATGGCCGCCAAACACCAAAGTGTCGCGGATACGCTGGCTGATGTCACCGCCCGTCGTCCTGTCCTTGAACCCGTGCTGCGGGCCTTCGAACCCCTGCTTTCCGCCGGCGACGCGCTGGCCGGAAAACTGGCGGAGTCCGTGCGCCAGGCGGGCCTGCGCCTGCCGGAACTCCAGTGGGACCGCGCCCAGCAGGGGGTATCCCTGCTGGCGGGCGTTTCCCTGTCCGGCGCAGCCGGGCCCATGCGCCAGGCGGCGGAAGAACTGTTGCCGCTTCTGACCACCATAGAAGCGGTGGCGCCGCACGCGAAAGCGTTGCGGGCGTTCTTCCTGCGCCCGGTGGAAACCCCGACGGAAGCCCCAATGGACTCCAATGACAGCCGCGACGCCCTGGCCGAGGCCGTGGTGGCGGGCAGGTCCATCGAATCCATCGCCAGTGATGGCGGCGTGGATCCGGAGGTGCTTGCGTTCGTCACCGGCTTCGTGCTGTCGCCGGTGCTGCATGCCATGGTTGCCAACGCCCTGCCCGAAGACGGGGAAACCCCCTGGGACAAGGACGGGGCATGGCAGCAGGGCTACTGCCCGGTGTGCGGCGCCTTTCCCACCATCGCCTGGCTGGACAAGCCCATGCTGGACGAAAGGAACGCCTACCTGGCCGGTGGCGGCGGCAAGAAGCATCTGCATTGTTCGCAATGCGGAACTGGCTGGAAGTTCCTGCGGGGGGCCTGCCCCTCGTGCGGAAAGGAGGCCAGCGGCACCATGGAAATGCTGCGCGAAACCGAGGCCGCCCGAGGCGAACGGCTGGACTGGTGCACCAAGTGCAACACCTATTGTCCCACCGTGGACCTGCGGGAACGCGAGGCCGTCCCCAATCTGGACGCCCTGGCCCTGGGCATGATGCATCTGGACATGGTCGCGGCGCGCAAGAAGTTGCGCCCGCTCAGACCTTCCTTCTGGAATATGTATTGA
- a CDS encoding 4Fe-4S dicluster domain-containing protein → MPKAFLVDTTRCTACRGCQLACKEWHDLPANETKQRGSHQNPPDLNPNNLKIVRFNERLTKEGVVVWNFFPDQCRHCVTPVCVDVADMAVPGAMIKDKKTGAVLATEKSAKLSPADAKAVAEACPYNIPRIDPKTKRITKCDMCFDRVSAGMQPICVKTCPTGTMVFGEREEILAVAQKRLAFAKERFPKAHLVDMEDVSVIYLLAEEKEHYYEYAGFM, encoded by the coding sequence ATGCCCAAGGCATTTTTAGTTGATACAACCCGATGCACGGCATGTCGCGGCTGCCAGCTGGCCTGCAAGGAATGGCACGACCTGCCCGCCAACGAGACCAAGCAGCGCGGTTCGCACCAGAATCCGCCGGACCTCAACCCCAACAACCTCAAGATCGTCCGCTTCAACGAGCGGCTGACCAAGGAAGGCGTTGTGGTCTGGAACTTCTTCCCCGACCAGTGCCGCCACTGCGTGACCCCGGTGTGCGTGGACGTGGCCGACATGGCCGTGCCCGGCGCCATGATCAAGGACAAGAAGACCGGCGCCGTGCTGGCCACCGAAAAGTCGGCCAAGCTCAGCCCGGCCGACGCCAAGGCGGTTGCCGAGGCCTGTCCGTACAACATCCCCCGCATCGACCCCAAGACCAAGCGCATCACCAAGTGCGACATGTGCTTCGACCGCGTTTCCGCGGGCATGCAGCCCATCTGCGTGAAGACCTGCCCCACCGGCACCATGGTCTTCGGCGAGCGCGAGGAAATACTGGCCGTTGCGCAGAAGCGCCTTGCGTTCGCCAAGGAACGCTTTCCCAAGGCCCATCTGGTGGACATGGAAGACGTGAGCGTCATCTACCTGCTGGCGGAAGAAAAAGAGCATTACTACGAGTACGCCGGTTTCATGTAG
- the fdnG gene encoding formate dehydrogenase-N subunit alpha: MNTTRRSFLKLMSVSAVGLSLGQLGFDLAEAQAYASKLKIEGAKEVGSVCPFCSVCCQIIAYVRNGKLVSTEGDPDFPVNEGALCAKGAALFSMYTNPHRLTKPLYRAPHSDKWVEKDWDWTLNQIARRVKDARDKDMVLKNEKGQTVNRVDSLFMMGTSHASNEECAVIHQAIRSLGMVQMDHQARVUHSPTVAALAESFGRGAMTNHWIDIKNSDAVLIIGSNAAEHHPVAFKWVMRAKENGAVLMHVDPKFSRTSARCDFHVPLRSGTDIPFLGGMINYILEKELFFKEYVFNYTNFAFVVGKDYEFNDGLFSGYDPKTRKYDQSKWAFEKGPDGGPVIDETLKNERCVFNLMKKHYSRYTLKNVSDVTGVSEENLLRVYDAFCATGKPDKAGTIMYALGWTQHTVGVQNIRASSLIQLLLGNIGIAGGGINALRGEPNVQGSTDHGLLYSSLPGYHNLPVSTWQTLADYNKANTPVTTVKNSANWWSNRPKYVASLLKGWYGDAATPENDFCYEYLPKLEPGEDCSYMYVMDKMYHGKIKGGFIFGVNPMNSFSNTNKMRAALDKLDWLVCSELHNSETTDNWKRPGVDPKTKKTEVFLLPSAHRIEKAGTISNSGRWLQWFDKAVEPAGQARNFADIFVPLINKIRDLYRKEGGILPEPLLKMHWTEKYDPEEWTRRINGFFWADTKIGDKEYKRGQLVPAFAQLKDDGSTSSLNWVYAGSFTEEAGNKSKKRDASQTPMQANIGLFPNWSWCWPVNRRVLYNRASVDVNGKPFNPKKAVIEWDGSKWIGDVPDGPWPPMADKEKGKLPFIMTKDGLAQFYGTGRVDGPFPEHYEPAETPLDSHPFSKQLSSPVYKFHTSDMDQMAKAADPNYPYVLTTYSLTEHWCGGGETRNVPNLLETEPQLYIEMSHELAKEKGINNGDGVIVESARGRVEAIAMVTVRIRPFTILGKTVHLVGMPFAYGWTTPKCGDSTNRLTVGAYDPNTTIPESKACLVNLRKADKLTEIA; encoded by the coding sequence ATGAACACTACGCGGCGGAGTTTTCTCAAGCTCATGAGCGTGAGCGCTGTCGGCCTCTCGCTCGGCCAGCTTGGGTTCGATCTTGCTGAAGCGCAGGCGTATGCCAGCAAGCTCAAGATCGAAGGCGCAAAGGAAGTGGGCAGCGTCTGCCCCTTCTGTTCCGTCTGTTGTCAGATCATCGCTTACGTGCGCAACGGCAAGCTCGTTTCGACCGAAGGCGACCCGGACTTTCCGGTGAACGAAGGGGCGCTGTGCGCCAAGGGCGCGGCCCTCTTCTCCATGTACACCAACCCGCATCGCCTGACGAAGCCGCTGTACCGCGCTCCGCACAGCGACAAGTGGGTGGAGAAGGACTGGGACTGGACCCTGAACCAGATCGCGCGCCGCGTTAAGGACGCCCGCGACAAGGACATGGTCCTCAAGAACGAAAAGGGCCAGACCGTCAACCGCGTGGATTCGCTTTTCATGATGGGTACCTCGCACGCCTCCAACGAGGAATGCGCCGTCATCCATCAAGCCATACGAAGCCTGGGTATGGTCCAAATGGACCACCAGGCCCGGGTCTGACACAGTCCCACTGTTGCGGCTCTGGCAGAGTCGTTCGGTCGCGGGGCTATGACGAACCACTGGATCGATATCAAGAATAGCGATGCAGTGCTTATTATCGGCAGCAATGCCGCGGAACACCATCCTGTCGCCTTCAAGTGGGTCATGCGCGCCAAGGAAAACGGCGCCGTGCTCATGCACGTGGACCCCAAGTTCTCCCGCACCTCGGCACGCTGCGATTTCCACGTGCCCCTGCGTTCGGGCACGGACATCCCCTTCCTGGGCGGCATGATCAACTACATCCTTGAAAAGGAACTCTTTTTCAAGGAGTACGTCTTCAACTACACCAACTTCGCCTTTGTCGTCGGCAAGGACTACGAGTTCAACGACGGCCTCTTCAGCGGGTACGACCCCAAGACCCGCAAGTACGACCAGTCCAAGTGGGCCTTCGAAAAGGGTCCCGACGGCGGCCCGGTCATCGACGAAACCCTCAAGAACGAGCGCTGCGTCTTCAACCTGATGAAGAAGCACTACTCGCGCTACACGCTGAAGAACGTCTCCGACGTCACCGGCGTGTCCGAGGAAAACCTGCTGCGCGTGTACGATGCGTTCTGCGCCACCGGCAAGCCGGACAAGGCGGGCACCATCATGTACGCCCTGGGCTGGACCCAGCACACCGTGGGCGTGCAGAACATCCGCGCCTCGTCGCTCATCCAGCTGCTGCTGGGCAACATCGGCATCGCGGGCGGCGGCATCAACGCCCTGCGCGGCGAACCCAACGTGCAGGGTTCCACCGACCACGGCCTGCTGTACAGCTCGCTGCCGGGCTACCACAACCTGCCCGTGTCCACCTGGCAGACCCTGGCCGACTACAACAAGGCCAACACCCCGGTCACCACGGTGAAGAACAGCGCCAACTGGTGGAGCAACCGTCCCAAGTACGTGGCCAGCCTGCTGAAGGGCTGGTACGGCGACGCGGCCACGCCTGAAAACGACTTCTGCTACGAATACCTGCCGAAGCTCGAACCCGGCGAAGACTGCTCGTACATGTACGTCATGGACAAGATGTACCATGGCAAGATCAAGGGCGGGTTCATCTTCGGGGTCAACCCGATGAACAGCTTCTCCAACACCAACAAGATGCGCGCGGCGCTGGACAAGCTGGACTGGCTGGTCTGCTCCGAACTGCACAACTCGGAAACCACGGACAACTGGAAACGCCCCGGCGTTGATCCCAAGACCAAGAAGACCGAGGTGTTCCTGCTGCCGTCCGCCCACCGCATCGAAAAGGCGGGCACCATCAGCAACAGCGGCCGCTGGTTGCAGTGGTTCGACAAGGCGGTGGAGCCTGCCGGACAGGCCCGCAACTTCGCCGACATCTTCGTGCCGCTGATCAACAAGATCCGCGACCTGTACAGGAAGGAAGGCGGCATCCTGCCCGAGCCCCTGCTGAAGATGCACTGGACCGAAAAGTACGACCCCGAGGAATGGACCCGCCGCATCAACGGCTTCTTCTGGGCAGATACCAAGATCGGCGACAAGGAATACAAGCGCGGCCAGCTGGTGCCCGCCTTTGCCCAGCTGAAGGACGACGGTTCCACCTCGTCGCTGAACTGGGTCTACGCGGGCAGCTTCACCGAAGAAGCCGGCAACAAGTCCAAGAAGCGCGACGCCAGCCAGACGCCCATGCAGGCCAACATCGGCCTGTTCCCCAACTGGTCGTGGTGTTGGCCGGTGAACCGCCGCGTGCTGTACAACCGCGCCTCGGTGGACGTGAACGGCAAGCCGTTCAACCCCAAGAAGGCCGTCATCGAATGGGACGGCTCCAAGTGGATCGGCGACGTGCCCGACGGCCCGTGGCCGCCCATGGCCGACAAGGAAAAGGGCAAGCTGCCCTTCATCATGACCAAGGACGGCCTGGCCCAGTTCTACGGCACCGGCCGCGTGGACGGTCCCTTCCCCGAGCACTACGAACCCGCGGAAACCCCGCTGGACAGCCACCCGTTCTCCAAGCAGCTGTCCAGCCCGGTGTACAAGTTCCACACCTCGGACATGGACCAGATGGCCAAGGCGGCCGACCCCAACTACCCGTACGTGCTCACCACCTACAGCCTGACGGAACACTGGTGCGGCGGCGGCGAAACGCGCAACGTGCCCAACCTGCTGGAAACCGAGCCTCAGCTCTACATTGAGATGAGCCACGAACTGGCCAAGGAAAAGGGCATCAACAACGGCGACGGCGTGATCGTGGAAAGTGCGCGCGGGCGCGTGGAGGCCATTGCCATGGTCACCGTGCGCATCCGGCCCTTCACCATCCTGGGCAAGACGGTGCACCTCGTGGGCATGCCTTTCGCCTACGGCTGGACCACGCCCAAGTGCGGTGACTCCACCAACCGCCTTACCGTCGGCGCGTACGACCCGAACACCACCATTCCCGAAAGCAAGGCCTGTCTCGTCAACTTGCGCAAGGCCGACAAGCTGACCGAAATAGCCTAA
- a CDS encoding formate dehydrogenase accessory protein FdhE, translating into MPDAAPSLSGTTSETLDRLLARHPEHAPLIAAFRALSVAQAELAEMADPVGAVPVPPVRVEPDLFAQGRALLPADELPDGPALDDAFLAHALALLAPAIAAGLPAVANDVRELARLMQLAPTKEGTSDGKQDTPQDASQPPLPRQLAAWALTGRIAAAQEWARSAGLSPDAVGFVAMQLATAAARRVQRAVAPSLAPHAEGWTHGHCPVCGTAPKLGVLRGEGGQRWLVCALCDHTWRHQRTACPFCGVDKPDNITLRYVQGFEDERAEACASCRRYILAADLRHRSSDVPSVLPLGMAHLDMLLQEKGFLPGGVDDTTRPARTGGSGKEPGAKTSA; encoded by the coding sequence ATGCCCGACGCTGCCCCCTCCCTCTCCGGCACCACCTCCGAAACCCTCGACCGCCTGCTGGCCCGCCACCCAGAACACGCGCCGCTCATCGCCGCGTTCCGCGCACTCAGCGTGGCCCAGGCGGAACTGGCGGAGATGGCCGACCCCGTCGGTGCGGTCCCCGTGCCTCCGGTGCGGGTGGAACCCGATCTTTTCGCGCAGGGCCGCGCCCTGCTGCCCGCCGATGAACTGCCCGACGGCCCCGCGCTGGATGACGCCTTCCTGGCCCATGCCCTGGCCCTGCTGGCCCCGGCCATCGCCGCCGGGCTGCCCGCCGTGGCAAACGACGTGCGCGAACTGGCCCGACTGATGCAACTGGCCCCGACAAAGGAAGGGACGTCGGACGGGAAGCAGGACACGCCGCAAGACGCCAGCCAGCCCCCCCTGCCCCGCCAACTGGCGGCATGGGCGCTGACCGGGCGCATCGCCGCCGCCCAGGAATGGGCACGCAGTGCCGGACTTTCGCCCGACGCCGTTGGCTTCGTAGCCATGCAGCTGGCCACTGCCGCCGCCCGCCGGGTGCAGCGTGCCGTGGCGCCCTCCCTTGCCCCGCATGCCGAAGGCTGGACCCACGGCCACTGCCCGGTATGCGGCACGGCCCCCAAGCTGGGGGTGCTGCGCGGTGAAGGAGGCCAGCGCTGGCTGGTCTGCGCGCTGTGCGACCACACCTGGCGCCACCAGCGCACCGCCTGCCCCTTCTGCGGGGTGGACAAGCCGGACAACATCACCCTGCGCTACGTGCAGGGGTTCGAGGACGAGCGCGCCGAGGCCTGCGCCTCCTGCCGCCGGTACATTCTGGCGGCCGACCTGCGCCACCGCAGCAGCGACGTGCCCTCGGTGCTGCCGCTGGGCATGGCCCACCTGGACATGCTGTTGCAGGAAAAGGGCTTCTTGCCGGGCGGCGTGGACGACACCACGCGGCCCGCCCGAACAGGCGGATCAGGCAAGGAACCTGGCGCAAAAACCTCAGCCTGA
- a CDS encoding 4Fe-4S dicluster domain-containing protein, producing MADGKSILVDVSRCTGCRGCQVACKQWNGLPGTRTKQTGTYQNPPDFSHQTFKVVRFEDGRTKEGKTYWHFFSDMCRHCMNPPCLAGAKGDEMIHDDATGAVVYTEGTSQSDFEMSLSVCPFNIPRQDPDTKVMRKCTMCFDRITSGLTPACVLSCPTGAMVFGERDAMLAEARRRVDILKKTWPKAQALNADDVRVIFIVTDDPLKYHKYAAGV from the coding sequence ATGGCTGACGGAAAGTCCATACTCGTCGACGTTTCCCGCTGCACCGGCTGCCGGGGTTGCCAGGTGGCCTGCAAGCAATGGAACGGCCTGCCCGGCACCAGGACCAAGCAGACCGGCACCTACCAGAACCCGCCGGACTTCAGCCACCAGACCTTCAAGGTGGTGCGCTTCGAGGACGGCAGAACCAAGGAAGGCAAGACCTACTGGCACTTCTTCTCGGACATGTGCCGCCACTGCATGAACCCGCCGTGTCTGGCGGGCGCGAAAGGCGACGAGATGATCCACGACGACGCCACCGGCGCGGTGGTGTACACCGAGGGCACCAGCCAGAGCGACTTCGAGATGTCGCTGAGCGTGTGTCCCTTCAACATCCCCCGGCAGGACCCGGACACCAAGGTGATGCGCAAGTGCACCATGTGCTTCGACCGCATCACCAGCGGGCTTACCCCCGCCTGCGTGCTCTCGTGCCCCACCGGGGCCATGGTCTTTGGCGAGCGTGACGCCATGCTCGCGGAAGCCAGACGGCGCGTGGACATCCTGAAGAAGACGTGGCCCAAGGCCCAGGCGCTGAACGCCGACGACGTGCGCGTCATCTTCATCGTGACGGACGACCCGCTGAAGTACCACAAGTACGCGGCGGGCGTGTAA